A genome region from Gossypium hirsutum isolate 1008001.06 chromosome A04, Gossypium_hirsutum_v2.1, whole genome shotgun sequence includes the following:
- the LOC107948510 gene encoding uncharacterized protein isoform X3 yields the protein MQHGEIHTNKKRRRSTDIIQSSEWRSEAEEYEMISSPTAFHKSRAMVETEATVKRKKRRRKRKRMNNWLKLSQFHPHHPNPLEAGKPAFDTEQAGKDQCVDIDVKENKMIEVVQAVKCRTEGIGDKAGSKEANDMSSSSSVDDSLISNISSGTRIGDIVSAKGAINVDGEMVRTELKTFAAEATVDAGMKEMHSLKAKCVETVKLPGKSAKSTVLRNHHQKPRYFDPPNSSWTRCLSCGEDHPAAENCMLQKHVKACFLCRCLRHIGKHCSQGQYCFVCRGTFDQASDCPKKQKENNLNYNVCLRCGDSGHDMFSCRSDYSADDLKKIRCYICNDFGHLSCVKLPDASPTEVSCYNCGQSGHLGSDCSKCPKVVRGSKSPALCYRCREEGHFARSCTLPRKHARRVHAETRSVGSSSAPPNRGPQNDAKGATQESLIVNIIP from the exons ATGCAACATGGAGAAATCCATACCAATAAGAAACGGAGGAGAAGCACAGACATAATACAAAGTAGTGAATGGAGATCCGAGGCTGAAGAATATGAAATGATTTCCAGTCCAACTGCCTTTCACAAGTCCAGAGCTATGGTGGAAACAGAAGCTACtgtcaaaagaaagaaaagaaggagaaagagaaaaaggatgaacaattgGCTTAAACTTTCACAGTTTCATCCTCATCACCCAAATCCT CTGGAAGCTGGAAAGCCTGCATTTGACACAGAGCAGGCTGGCAAAGATCAATGT GTTGAtattgatgttaaggaaaataaGATGATAGAAGTTGTACAAGCAGTAAAATGTAGAACAGAGGGAATTGGTGATAAAGCAGGCTCTAAGGAGGCCAATGATATGAGTTCCTCATCTTCGGTGGATGATAGTTTGATCTCGAATATTAGCTCTGGAACACGCATCGGAGATATAGTGTCAGCAAAGGGTGCAATAAATGTAGATGGTGAGATGGTCAGAACTGAGCTAAAAACCTTTGCAGCAGAAGCAACT GTTGATGCTGGAATGAAAGAAATGCATTCATTGAAAGCTAAATGTGTAGAAACTGTAAAATTACCCGGAAAATCAGCTAAGAGCACTGTGCTGCGAAACCATCAT CAGAAACCAAGATATTTTGATCCTCCAAACAGCAGCTGGACTAGGTGTCTCAGTTGCGGAGAAGATCATCCAGCAGCAGAAAACTGTATGCTGCAAAAGCATGTGAAAGCATGCTTTCTCTGCAGGTGTCTTCGGCATATTGGAAAGCATTGCTCACAG GGTCAATATTGTTTTGTCTGCAGAGGAACGTTTGACCAAGCCAGTGATTGtccaaagaaacaaaaagaaaacaatttgaATTATAATGTTTGTTTGAGATGTGGAGATTCTGGACATGATATGTTCTCATGTAGAAGTGATTATTCAGCTGATGATCTCAAG AAGATTCGTTGTTACATTTGCAATGACTTTGGTCATCTCAGCTGTGTCAAACTTCCAGATGCAAGTCCAACAGAAGTTTCCTGCTACAATTGCGGCCAGTCTGGCCATTTAGGATCT GATTGCTCAAAGTGTCCCAAAGTTGTTCGGGGCTCAAAATCCCCTGCTTTATGCTACAGGTGCAGAGAGGAAGGCCATTTTGCACGATCTTGCACTCTCCCTAGGAAG CATGCTAGGAGAGTTCATGCCGAAACGAGATCGGTGGGGTCTAGTTCTGCTCCTCCTAATCGTGGACCTCAAAATGATGCCAAGGGTGCAACACAAGAAAGTCTAATCGTCAATATCATTCCATAA
- the LOC107948510 gene encoding uncharacterized protein isoform X9, producing MQHGEIHTNKKRRRSTDIIQSSEWRSEAEEYEMISSPTAFHKSRAMVETEATVKRKKRRRKRKRMNNWLKLSQFHPHHPNPLEAGKPAFDTEQAGKDQCVDIDVKENKMIEVVQAVKCRTEGIGDKAGSKEANDMSSSSSVDDSLISNISSGTRIGDIVSAKGAINVDGEMVRTELKTFAAEATVDAGMKEMHSLKAKCVETVKLPGKSAKSTVLRNHHKPRYFDPPNSSWTRCLSCGEDHPAAENCMLQKHVKACFLCRCLRHIGKHCSQKIRCYICNDFGHLSCVKLPDASPTEVSCYNCGQSGHLGSDCSKCPKVVRGSKSPALCYRCREEGHFARSCTLPRKHARRVHAETRSVGSSSAPPNRGPQNDAKGATQESLIVNIIP from the exons ATGCAACATGGAGAAATCCATACCAATAAGAAACGGAGGAGAAGCACAGACATAATACAAAGTAGTGAATGGAGATCCGAGGCTGAAGAATATGAAATGATTTCCAGTCCAACTGCCTTTCACAAGTCCAGAGCTATGGTGGAAACAGAAGCTACtgtcaaaagaaagaaaagaaggagaaagagaaaaaggatgaacaattgGCTTAAACTTTCACAGTTTCATCCTCATCACCCAAATCCT CTGGAAGCTGGAAAGCCTGCATTTGACACAGAGCAGGCTGGCAAAGATCAATGT GTTGAtattgatgttaaggaaaataaGATGATAGAAGTTGTACAAGCAGTAAAATGTAGAACAGAGGGAATTGGTGATAAAGCAGGCTCTAAGGAGGCCAATGATATGAGTTCCTCATCTTCGGTGGATGATAGTTTGATCTCGAATATTAGCTCTGGAACACGCATCGGAGATATAGTGTCAGCAAAGGGTGCAATAAATGTAGATGGTGAGATGGTCAGAACTGAGCTAAAAACCTTTGCAGCAGAAGCAACT GTTGATGCTGGAATGAAAGAAATGCATTCATTGAAAGCTAAATGTGTAGAAACTGTAAAATTACCCGGAAAATCAGCTAAGAGCACTGTGCTGCGAAACCATCAT AAACCAAGATATTTTGATCCTCCAAACAGCAGCTGGACTAGGTGTCTCAGTTGCGGAGAAGATCATCCAGCAGCAGAAAACTGTATGCTGCAAAAGCATGTGAAAGCATGCTTTCTCTGCAGGTGTCTTCGGCATATTGGAAAGCATTGCTCACAG AAGATTCGTTGTTACATTTGCAATGACTTTGGTCATCTCAGCTGTGTCAAACTTCCAGATGCAAGTCCAACAGAAGTTTCCTGCTACAATTGCGGCCAGTCTGGCCATTTAGGATCT GATTGCTCAAAGTGTCCCAAAGTTGTTCGGGGCTCAAAATCCCCTGCTTTATGCTACAGGTGCAGAGAGGAAGGCCATTTTGCACGATCTTGCACTCTCCCTAGGAAG CATGCTAGGAGAGTTCATGCCGAAACGAGATCGGTGGGGTCTAGTTCTGCTCCTCCTAATCGTGGACCTCAAAATGATGCCAAGGGTGCAACACAAGAAAGTCTAATCGTCAATATCATTCCATAA
- the LOC107948510 gene encoding uncharacterized protein isoform X6 produces MQHGEIHTNKKRRRSTDIIQSSEWRSEAEEYEMISSPTAFHKSRAMVETEATVKRKKRRRKRKRMNNWLKLSQFHPHHPNPVDIDVKENKMIEVVQAVKCRTEGIGDKAGSKEANDMSSSSSVDDSLISNISSGTRIGDIVSAKGAINVDGEMVRTELKTFAAEATVDAGMKEMHSLKAKCVETVKLPGKSAKSTVLRNHHKPRYFDPPNSSWTRCLSCGEDHPAAENCMLQKHVKACFLCRCLRHIGKHCSQGQYCFVCRGTFDQASDCPKKQKENNLNYNVCLRCGDSGHDMFSCRSDYSADDLKKIRCYICNDFGHLSCVKLPDASPTEVSCYNCGQSGHLGSDCSKCPKVVRGSKSPALCYRCREEGHFARSCTLPRKHARRVHAETRSVGSSSAPPNRGPQNDAKGATQESLIVNIIP; encoded by the exons ATGCAACATGGAGAAATCCATACCAATAAGAAACGGAGGAGAAGCACAGACATAATACAAAGTAGTGAATGGAGATCCGAGGCTGAAGAATATGAAATGATTTCCAGTCCAACTGCCTTTCACAAGTCCAGAGCTATGGTGGAAACAGAAGCTACtgtcaaaagaaagaaaagaaggagaaagagaaaaaggatgaacaattgGCTTAAACTTTCACAGTTTCATCCTCATCACCCAAATCCT GTTGAtattgatgttaaggaaaataaGATGATAGAAGTTGTACAAGCAGTAAAATGTAGAACAGAGGGAATTGGTGATAAAGCAGGCTCTAAGGAGGCCAATGATATGAGTTCCTCATCTTCGGTGGATGATAGTTTGATCTCGAATATTAGCTCTGGAACACGCATCGGAGATATAGTGTCAGCAAAGGGTGCAATAAATGTAGATGGTGAGATGGTCAGAACTGAGCTAAAAACCTTTGCAGCAGAAGCAACT GTTGATGCTGGAATGAAAGAAATGCATTCATTGAAAGCTAAATGTGTAGAAACTGTAAAATTACCCGGAAAATCAGCTAAGAGCACTGTGCTGCGAAACCATCAT AAACCAAGATATTTTGATCCTCCAAACAGCAGCTGGACTAGGTGTCTCAGTTGCGGAGAAGATCATCCAGCAGCAGAAAACTGTATGCTGCAAAAGCATGTGAAAGCATGCTTTCTCTGCAGGTGTCTTCGGCATATTGGAAAGCATTGCTCACAG GGTCAATATTGTTTTGTCTGCAGAGGAACGTTTGACCAAGCCAGTGATTGtccaaagaaacaaaaagaaaacaatttgaATTATAATGTTTGTTTGAGATGTGGAGATTCTGGACATGATATGTTCTCATGTAGAAGTGATTATTCAGCTGATGATCTCAAG AAGATTCGTTGTTACATTTGCAATGACTTTGGTCATCTCAGCTGTGTCAAACTTCCAGATGCAAGTCCAACAGAAGTTTCCTGCTACAATTGCGGCCAGTCTGGCCATTTAGGATCT GATTGCTCAAAGTGTCCCAAAGTTGTTCGGGGCTCAAAATCCCCTGCTTTATGCTACAGGTGCAGAGAGGAAGGCCATTTTGCACGATCTTGCACTCTCCCTAGGAAG CATGCTAGGAGAGTTCATGCCGAAACGAGATCGGTGGGGTCTAGTTCTGCTCCTCCTAATCGTGGACCTCAAAATGATGCCAAGGGTGCAACACAAGAAAGTCTAATCGTCAATATCATTCCATAA